The Mangrovibacterium diazotrophicum DNA window AAATCGCTCTATCTTTTTGTCTGACAAAAAAATAGGGCATCAACCATCAAATCGAAAGTATTAAATGATTGTATTAGTATTAAATTGTGGTAGCTCATCCATCAAGTATCAATTGCTTGATATGGTGAATATCGAGGATCCGGAAGTAAAGGCTATTGGTGTTGTGGAGCGTATCGGACAGGAAGAGGGCGTTCTGACACATAAACCTTTGATCGACGGTGAATACCAAAAATTCAGGTTTACGGGTAATATCCCGAATCACGAAGCCGGTATTTCCTTAATTATGGAATCACTCGTAAATGAAGTGCACGGCGTAATCGGGGCTGTTTCCGAAATCCAGGCTGTTGGCCACCGGGTTGCTCACGGCGGCGAGTCGTTTAGCGAGAGTGTTTTGATTAACGATAGCGTTAAAGAAGAGATTAGCAAATTGAGTGATTTGGCTCCGTTGCATAACCCGGCTCACATTTCGGGTATCGAAGCCATGGAGAAGTTGTTGCTCGGGGTGCCGCAGGTTGCTGTATTCGACACATCGTTTCACCAATCCATGCCGCCGGAATCGTTTCTGTATGCTATTCCTTACGAGTATTACACCAAGCACAAATTGCGTCGCTATGGTTTCCACGGAACCAGCCATAAATACGTAGCCGAGAAAGCATGCGAGCATTTGGGTCTCGAAATGGATAAAATCAACATCGTCACCTGTCACTTAGGAAACGGTGCCTCTATTGCAGCTATTAAAAAAGGAAAGTCGTATGATACTTCCATGGGTTTTACACCGGTTGAAGGTTTGATAATGGGAACCCGTGTTGGTAACCTCGACGTTGGTGCTTTGTTGTTCCTGATGGAAAAAGAAGGACTTGACCTGCAGGGGGCAAACGACCTGATTAATCGTAAAAGTGGTATGCTGGGTATCTCAGGTGTTTCGTCAGATATGCGTGATATTGAAGATGAAGCATGGAATAAGAATAATAAGAGAGCAGCCTTAGCGCTGGATATGTACTACTCGCGCGTGAAACGCTACATTGGCGCATTTGCTGCCGAAATGGGTGGAATTGATGTGATTATCTTCACCGGTGGCGTAGGCGAAAATGGCCCT harbors:
- a CDS encoding acetate/propionate family kinase, whose amino-acid sequence is MIVLVLNCGSSSIKYQLLDMVNIEDPEVKAIGVVERIGQEEGVLTHKPLIDGEYQKFRFTGNIPNHEAGISLIMESLVNEVHGVIGAVSEIQAVGHRVAHGGESFSESVLINDSVKEEISKLSDLAPLHNPAHISGIEAMEKLLLGVPQVAVFDTSFHQSMPPESFLYAIPYEYYTKHKLRRYGFHGTSHKYVAEKACEHLGLEMDKINIVTCHLGNGASIAAIKKGKSYDTSMGFTPVEGLIMGTRVGNLDVGALLFLMEKEGLDLQGANDLINRKSGMLGISGVSSDMRDIEDEAWNKNNKRAALALDMYYSRVKRYIGAFAAEMGGIDVIIFTGGVGENGPETREAVCAGFGYMGVAFDTDANDGVRGELKEISTPKSRVKVMVVPTNEEKVIAVDTVNVLKSVAVN